The Impatiens glandulifera chromosome 8, dImpGla2.1, whole genome shotgun sequence genome includes a window with the following:
- the LOC124912172 gene encoding H/ACA ribonucleoprotein complex subunit 4-like, which produces MSEIKLSRSEKKKHSAKLDSEDKEEAPASVDQTGDYLIKPQSYTAPNDSSTWPLLLKNFNKLNVRTGHFTPIPSGYSPLKRPLAEYLRYGVLNLDKPSNPSSHEVVAWIKRILRVEKTGHSGTLDPKVTGNLIVCIDRATRLVKSQQGAGKEYVCVARLHSEFTDVAKIARSLETLTGAVFQRPPLISAVKRQLRIRTVYESKLLEFDAAKHLVVFWISCEAGTYVRTMCVHLGLVLGVGAHMQELRRVRSGISGEKDNMVTMHDVMDAQWMYDNYRDETYLRRVIMPLEVILTSYKRLVVKDSAVNAICYGAKLMIPGLLRFENDIEVGEEIVLMTTKGEAIALGIAEMTTSVMATCDHGAVARIKRVVMDRDTYPRKWGLGARASMKKKLIAEGKLDKRGKPNENTPAEWSRNVAIKAGDDSLIAAIAAAPEPEPKTAVIDDGEKKKEKRKVDEIDASPEHDMAKKRKLDDEKSEKKKKKEAKLSLSSDNEKSEKKKKKKEAKLSSDDDEKSEKKKKKEKKKSKDGEVNGDDDTNKSEKKEKKKKKQKDSDSEE; this is translated from the coding sequence ATGTCTGAAATCAAGCTTTCTCGATCGGAGAAGAAGAAGCACTCAGCCAAACTGGATTCAGAAGACAAAGAAGAAGCTCCAGCATCCGTCGACCAGACCGGCGATTACCTAATCAAGCCACAGAGCTACACGGCGCCGAACGATTCCTCCACATGGCCACTTCTCCTGAAGAATTTCAACAAACTCAACGTTCGAACCGGTCACTTTACACCTATTCCTTCCGGTTACAGTCCTCTGAAACGTCCACTCGCTGAATATCTCAGGTATGGCGTTCTCAATCTCGATAAACCTTCAAATCCTTCTTCTCATGAGGTAGTTGCGTGGATTAAGCGTATTCTCCGTGTAGAAAAAACCGGTCATTCCGGTACGCTAGATCCTAAGGTCACCGGTAATCTAATTGTTTGCATTGATCGGGCAACTCGCTTAGTCAAATCGCAGCAAGGTGCAGGAAAAGAGTATGTTTGTGTAGCTAGACTTCATTCCGAATTCACAGATGTTGCTAAGATAGCTAGGTCGTTGGAAACCCTAACTGGAGCAGTTTTCCAACGTCCACCTTTGATTTCAGCTGTTAAGAGACAACTTAGAATTAGAACTGTTTACGAGAGTAAACTTTTAGAATTCGACGCTGCTAAGCATTTGGTTGTTTTCTGGATATCTTGCGAAGCAGGAACGTATGTAAGAACTATGTGCGTTCATCTAGGTCTGGTATTAGGTGTTGGTGCTCATATGCAGGAGCTTAGGAGAGTTCGATCAGGAATCTCTGGTGAGAAAGACAATATGGTAACGATGCATGATGTAATGGATGCACAATGGATGTATGATAATTACAGGGACGAGACTTATCTCAGGCGTGTTATTATGCCTCTTGAGGTTATTCTCACGAGTTATAAGAGATTAGTGGTGAAGGATTCAGCTGTTAATGCAATTTGTTATGGTGCGAAGCTAATGATTCCTGGTTTGTTGAGGTTTGAGAATGATATTGAAGTTGGAGAGGAGATTGTTCTAATGACGACTAAAGGAGAAGCAATTGCTTTAGGAATTGCAGAGATGACTACATCTGTGATGGCTACTTGTGATCATGGTGCTGTTGCGAGGATCAAAAGAGTGGTGATGGATAGGGATACTTATCCGAGAAAGTGGGGACTTGGGGCTAGGGCTTCGATGAAGAAGAAGCTGATTGCGGAAGGGAAGTTGGATAAACGTGGGAAGCCTAATGAGAATACTCCTGCTGAGTGGAGTAGGAATGTGGCTATTAAGGCTGGAGATGATTCATTGATTGCTGCCATAGCGGCTGCTCCTGAACCTGAGCCTAAGACAGCAGTGATTGACGATggagagaagaagaaggagaaacGAAAGGTGGATGAGATTGATGCTAGCCCAGAACATGATATGGCTAAGAAGCGAAAACTCGATGATGAGAAAtccgagaagaagaagaagaaagaggcTAAACTATCATTATCATCTGATAACGAGAAATccgagaagaagaaaaagaagaaggaagcGAAATTATCGtctgatgatgatgagaaatctgagaagaagaagaaaaaggagaagaagaagagcaaagATGGTGAAGTTAATGGTGATGATGATACAAACAAAAGtgagaaaaaagagaagaagaaaaagaagcaAAAAGATTCAGATTCTGAAGAGTAA
- the LOC124912495 gene encoding tyrosine N-monooxygenase-like: MTILVIQYLILFLFLPFITLAAIFLFKKILSTPRLPSKACLPPGPKPWPIIGSLFIMMRNKPNFSRWVHDTMSKMGCEIFCIRIGSVHVIVVTSPEIACEFLKKQDAIFVSRPTFLSAEIVSDGFCTAISTPFNDQWKKMRRVFVSNILSSATLHWMHDKRAEEADHLVRYVYNLIKSNDGIVNVRVVAQHFCGNMMRNMVFSKRFFGKGNENGGPGPEEEEHMAGIFTILKCSFNFCISDYFPFLRRRIDLDGNEKRTRQAVQNARKYQDIEVDTRIKQWREGMRKEKVDLLDVLITLKNDKGIALLTSEEIKAEILEIMLASIDNPTNAIEWALLEMINQPKTLLKAVQELDQAVGKDRLVQESDLHNLNYIKACVKESFRLHPVSPFNVPHVSISETTVAGYFIPKGSHALLSRLGLGLNSRIWDEPLLFKPERHIKDDGSDVILNDTNLHLLSFSIGRRGCPGVNLGSTMSFMLLARLLQGFTWNSPSNTTYIELVEPLLAFAKPRLNEQLYI; encoded by the exons ATGACCATCCTTGTCAttcaatatttgattttatttctatttcttCCATTTATAACATTGGCTGCCATTttccttttcaagaaaatacTAAGTACTCCAAGGTTACCATCTAAAGCATGTTTACCACCAGGTCCTAAACCATGGCCAATTATCGGCAGTCTTTTCATAATGATGAGAAATAAACCTAATTTTTCTAGATGGGTGCATGACACCATGTCGAAAATGGGCTGCGAGATCTTTTGCATTCGCATAGGGAGCGTGCATGTGATAGTTGTTACCTCCCCAGAGATTGCTTGCGAGTTCCTAAAGAAACAAGATGCAATTTTCGTGTCACGTCCTACATTCCTATCGGCAGAGATAGTGAGCGATGGATTTTGTACAGCGATCTCGACGCCTTTCAATGATCAATGGAAAAAGATGCGACGCGTATTCGTCTCTAATATACTCTCTTCGGCTACCCTCCATTGGATGCACGACAAAAGAGCCGAGGAGGCTGACCATCTGGTTCGCTATGTCTACAATCTTATTAAGAGCAATGACGGTATAGTGAATGTTAGGGTTGTGGCACAACACTTTTGTGGAAATATGATGCGAAATATGGTCTTTAGTAAGAGATTTTTTGGTAAAGGTAATGAAAATGGTGGACCAGGACCTGAAGAAGAGGAACATATGGCTGGGATTTTCACTATACTCAAGTGTTCCTTCAATTTTTGCATTTCTGACTATTTTCCATTTCTTCGACGTAGAATAGATCTCGATGGTAATGAGAAAAGAACACGACAAGCTGTTCAGAATGCGAGGAAATATCAAGACATAGAAGTAGATACGAGAATTAAACAATGGCGTGAAGGGATGAGAAAAGAGAAAGTTGATCTTCTTGATGTTCTAATCACTCTAAAGAATGACAAAGGAATAGCTCTCTTGACATCGGAGGAGATTAAAGCTGAAATTTtg GAAATAATGTTAGCATCTATTGACAACCCAACAAATGCTATTGAATGGGCTCTTCTTGAGATGATAAACCAACCAAAGACATTGCTAAAAGCCGTTCAAGAACTAGATCAGGCTGTCGGAAAAGATCGGCTTGTCCAAGAATCTGACCTACACAATCTCAATTACATTAAAGCATGTGTGAAAGAATCTTTTCGACTCCATCCGGTGAGCCCATTCAATGTTCCACATGTGTCCATTTCTGAAACCACGGTGGCTGGTTACTTCATACCTAAAGGAAGTCACGCGCTCTTGAGTCGTCTAGGTCTCGGGCTTAACTCTAGGATATGGGATGAACCACTTCTATTTAAGCCAGAGCGTCACATTAAGGATGACGGTTCAGATGTGATATTAAATGATACAAATCTTCACCTATTATCATTTAGTATAGGTCGACGTGGTTGTCCTGGGGTCAACTTAGGATCCACTATGTCATTTATGTTACTTGCTCGACTTCTTCAAGGTTTCACTTGGAACTCACCATCAAACACTACTTACATTGAGCTTGTGGAGCCTTTACTTGCCTTTGCAAAGCCACGATTGAACGAGCAGTTGTATATATAG